One window from the genome of Deinococcus sp. NW-56 encodes:
- a CDS encoding NUDIX hydrolase, which translates to MTDSAPPDYIASLRSLIGTRPVNLMGAVGLILNDRGELLLQHLAGRDVWAVPGGLCELGEPPLEAMRREVREETELEVRGAELLDLLTTGHRRVSNGDEAYFYTAVYLVTDWYGTPVPDGVEGVEVAFFSPDHLPPMRGQPGAWAAEWLRARGPLATSARP; encoded by the coding sequence GTGACCGATTCTGCTCCCCCCGACTACATCGCCTCCCTGCGCTCACTGATCGGCACCCGCCCCGTCAATCTGATGGGCGCGGTCGGCCTGATTCTCAATGACCGGGGTGAACTCCTGCTCCAACACCTCGCCGGTCGGGACGTGTGGGCGGTGCCGGGCGGCCTGTGCGAACTGGGGGAGCCGCCGCTGGAGGCCATGCGCCGCGAGGTCCGCGAGGAAACCGAGTTGGAGGTGCGCGGGGCGGAGCTGCTCGACCTCCTGACGACCGGGCACCGCCGGGTGTCCAACGGCGACGAGGCGTACTTCTACACGGCGGTGTATCTCGTCACCGACTGGTACGGCACGCCCGTCCCGGATGGGGTAGAAGGCGTAGAGGTGGCCTTTTTCAGCCCGGACCATCTGCCCCCCATGCGCGGGCAGCCCGGCGCGTGGGCCGCCGAGTGGCTAAGGGCGCGTGGACCGCTGGCGACCTCCGCCCGGCCCTGA
- a CDS encoding ATP-binding cassette domain-containing protein, with product MTTPTPDAAVHVRDLRKSYTVHEKEPGFLGSLRSFVSRQSREVEAVRGVSFDLAPGEVVGFLGPNGAGKTTTLKMLSGLLHPSGGEVRVAGFEPRRRQSEFLRRITLVMGQKQQLIWDLPALDSFLVNQAIYEIPDPQYRATMHEFTEVLGLSGILKKQVRKLSLGERMKCELAAALLHRPGVLFLDEPTIGLDVNMQESVRAFIRDYNERYGATVILTSHYMADVTALARRILVIDQGQLVFDGDLARLVERGGGGKTVRLQLRRPVEAASLAAYGSDVKVDGLSAELTVPRAEVSPRAARLLADLDVADLTVEDPPIEAVMAELFGGKAAVRG from the coding sequence ATGACCACACCCACCCCGGACGCCGCCGTGCACGTCCGTGACCTGCGCAAGAGCTACACCGTCCACGAGAAGGAACCGGGCTTTCTGGGCAGCCTGCGTTCCTTCGTGAGCCGCCAGTCCCGCGAGGTCGAAGCGGTGCGCGGCGTCTCCTTCGACCTCGCGCCCGGCGAGGTGGTGGGCTTCCTGGGGCCGAACGGGGCAGGCAAGACGACCACCCTCAAGATGCTCTCCGGGCTGCTGCACCCCAGCGGGGGCGAGGTGCGGGTGGCCGGGTTCGAGCCCAGGCGCCGCCAGAGCGAGTTCCTGCGCCGCATCACGCTGGTGATGGGGCAGAAGCAGCAGCTCATCTGGGACCTCCCGGCGCTCGACTCCTTTCTGGTCAATCAGGCCATCTACGAGATTCCCGATCCGCAGTACCGCGCCACCATGCACGAGTTCACCGAGGTGCTGGGGCTGTCGGGCATCCTGAAAAAGCAGGTGCGCAAGCTCTCGCTGGGCGAGCGGATGAAGTGCGAACTCGCCGCCGCACTGCTGCACCGCCCAGGGGTGCTCTTTCTGGACGAACCCACCATCGGCCTCGACGTGAACATGCAGGAGTCGGTGCGGGCCTTTATCCGCGACTACAACGAGCGCTACGGGGCGACCGTCATCCTGACCAGCCACTACATGGCCGACGTGACGGCGCTGGCCCGCCGCATTCTCGTCATTGACCAGGGCCAGCTCGTCTTTGATGGCGACCTCGCCCGGCTGGTCGAGCGGGGAGGCGGAGGCAAGACCGTCCGGCTGCAACTGCGCCGCCCGGTGGAGGCCGCCTCTCTCGCCGCCTACGGCTCGGACGTGAAGGTGGACGGCCTCAGCGCCGAACTCACCGTTCCCCGCGCCGAGGTCAGCCCCCGCGCGGCCCGCCTGCTCGCCGACCTCGACGTGGCCGACCTGACGGTGGAGGACCCCCCCATCGAAGCGGTGATGGCGGAGCTGTTCGGGGGAAAGGCGGCCGTGCGTGGGTAG
- a CDS encoding ABC-2 family transporter protein: MTAAWRKVRVLFSTRFAEMVEYRAEVVIWMLSGTLSLVMMLVWMAQAASAPDGKVGGYTPAEFASYFLGIWVTGQLLVVWVAWELDMEVRQGTLSPKLLRPLDPLWEHYAAHVAERVVRLPAMLGLVALFAWLAGASFSTEPLNYLAAFGLAMLGFSARFLYEYTIGLLAFWTESSTSFQELVWLLYAALGGMFAPLAFYPQWIQNIAAWTPFPYMLGLPAQLLAGKASLADAGRGALVLGAWLIVFWFVRLAVWRLGLRKYGAVGA, translated from the coding sequence ATGACCGCCGCCTGGCGCAAGGTCCGCGTCCTGTTCTCCACCCGTTTCGCCGAGATGGTGGAGTACAGGGCCGAGGTCGTCATCTGGATGCTCTCCGGCACCCTCTCCCTGGTGATGATGCTGGTGTGGATGGCGCAGGCGGCATCGGCCCCGGACGGGAAGGTGGGCGGCTACACGCCCGCCGAGTTCGCCTCCTATTTCCTGGGCATCTGGGTGACCGGACAACTGCTGGTGGTGTGGGTGGCGTGGGAACTCGACATGGAGGTGCGGCAGGGGACCCTCTCGCCCAAGCTGCTGCGCCCGCTGGACCCCCTGTGGGAGCACTACGCCGCGCACGTGGCCGAGCGGGTGGTGCGCCTTCCCGCGATGCTGGGGCTGGTGGCCCTCTTCGCGTGGCTGGCGGGGGCGAGCTTCAGCACCGAGCCGCTGAACTACCTCGCCGCCTTCGGGCTGGCGATGCTGGGCTTCAGCGCCCGCTTTCTGTACGAGTACACCATCGGGCTGCTGGCCTTCTGGACTGAGTCGAGCACCAGTTTTCAGGAACTCGTCTGGCTGCTGTACGCCGCGCTGGGCGGCATGTTCGCGCCGCTCGCCTTCTACCCGCAGTGGATACAGAATATTGCGGCCTGGACGCCCTTTCCGTACATGCTGGGTCTCCCGGCGCAGCTCCTCGCGGGCAAGGCGTCCCTGGCCGATGCCGGGCGCGGCGCACTGGTGCTGGGGGCGTGGTTGATCGTGTTCTGGTTCGTGCGGCTGGCCGTGTGGCGGCTGGGGCTGCGCAAGTACGGGGCGGTGGGGGCGTGA
- a CDS encoding ABC transporter permease, giving the protein MTRYLRLMRLFTGATLSAQLEYRANFVGAVLASLGEVGVALLGIGVLFGQPGTDTVGGWTFHEALLVTGFFMLTEGVISVFIQPNMSKIAEAVRTGSMDFTLLKPLDAQFGVSTRHLNVLRAGDLLIGLGLIAYAASHLTVTAGGLAGAAVLYLSAVVIVYCIWLALSTTAFWFVKTQNASELFNGVFGAARFPVTAFPVPIRALLTFVVPVAFVTTVPAQALTGTLTPALALASPLVAAAAFVLTRLFWLKAVASYTSASS; this is encoded by the coding sequence GTGACCCGCTACCTCCGGCTGATGCGCCTCTTTACCGGGGCCACGCTCTCGGCGCAGTTGGAGTACCGGGCCAATTTCGTGGGGGCGGTGCTCGCCAGCCTGGGGGAAGTGGGGGTGGCCCTGCTGGGCATCGGCGTGCTGTTCGGGCAGCCGGGCACGGACACGGTGGGCGGGTGGACCTTTCACGAGGCGCTGCTGGTGACGGGCTTTTTCATGCTCACCGAGGGCGTGATCAGCGTCTTTATCCAGCCCAACATGAGCAAGATCGCGGAGGCCGTCCGCACCGGCAGCATGGATTTCACGCTGCTCAAGCCGCTGGACGCGCAGTTCGGGGTGAGCACCCGGCACCTCAACGTGCTGCGGGCGGGTGACCTCTTGATCGGGCTGGGGCTGATCGCCTACGCCGCCTCGCACCTGACGGTGACGGCGGGCGGCCTCGCGGGGGCGGCGGTGCTGTACCTCTCAGCGGTGGTGATCGTGTACTGCATCTGGCTGGCGCTCTCCACGACGGCCTTCTGGTTCGTGAAGACGCAGAATGCCTCGGAATTGTTCAACGGCGTGTTCGGCGCGGCCCGCTTTCCGGTCACGGCCTTTCCGGTGCCCATCCGGGCGCTGCTGACCTTCGTGGTGCCCGTCGCCTTTGTCACCACCGTGCCCGCGCAGGCGCTGACGGGCACGCTGACGCCCGCGCTGGCGCTGGCCTCGCCGCTGGTGGCCGCCGCCGCCTTCGTGCTGACACGGCTGTTCTGGCTGAAGGCCGTGGCGAGCTACACGAGCGCGAGCAGTTGA
- a CDS encoding GNAT family N-acetyltransferase: MRLTDSLEGLTPDDLQGFFVGWPNPPSPETFHHLLAGSYRISLALDERGRVVGFAQAISDGVLTAFIPLLEVLPEHQGQGLGTALMRHLLEQLGHLYAVDLSCDDDVVPFYERLGMERANAMYQRNYARQSGVPEESR, translated from the coding sequence ATGCGTCTCACCGACTCTCTGGAAGGCCTCACGCCAGACGACTTGCAGGGCTTTTTCGTGGGCTGGCCCAACCCGCCCTCCCCGGAGACCTTTCACCACCTCCTCGCCGGGTCGTACCGGATCTCGCTCGCCTTGGACGAGCGCGGGCGCGTCGTCGGCTTCGCGCAGGCGATCAGCGACGGGGTGCTGACGGCCTTTATCCCGCTGCTGGAAGTGCTGCCGGAGCACCAGGGACAGGGCCTCGGGACCGCGCTGATGCGGCATCTGCTGGAGCAACTCGGGCACCTGTACGCGGTGGACCTGAGCTGCGACGACGACGTGGTGCCCTTTTATGAGCGGCTGGGAATGGAGCGGGCGAATGCGATGTACCAGCGGAACTACGCGCGGCAGAGCGGAGTGCCGGAGGAAAGCCGCTAG
- a CDS encoding NADH:flavin oxidoreductase/NADH oxidase, with translation MTTPPADAPAPLLFSPLKLRTLTLKNRTVVSPMCMYSAQNGVANDFHLTHLGQFALGGAGLIVTEATAVSPEGRISPEDLGLWADEQIVPLGHITDFVHRHGSLIGVQLAHAGRKASTYAPWRGRGAVPAELGGWQVIGPDGERFHELYPAPAPMTGDDLRRVVADFAAATRRAVVAGFDAVEIHAAHGYLLHQFLSPLSNTRTDEYGGSFENRTRLLLEVVRAVRSAWPMHLPLFVRVSATDWAEGGWDLDQTVQLASLLRYEGVDVLDVSSGGLTTAQRITVGPLYQVPFAARVRAEVPDLLTMAVGMIETPEQAEGILQNGDADLVALGRPFLRDPHWPQRAARTLGMTPPLPDVYARAGW, from the coding sequence ATGACGACGCCCCCCGCCGACGCCCCGGCTCCCCTGCTGTTCAGTCCCCTGAAGCTCCGCACCCTGACCCTGAAAAACCGCACCGTCGTCTCGCCCATGTGCATGTACAGCGCCCAGAACGGGGTGGCAAACGACTTTCATCTCACGCACCTGGGGCAGTTCGCGCTGGGTGGGGCCGGGCTGATCGTCACCGAGGCGACCGCCGTCTCGCCGGAGGGCCGCATCAGCCCGGAAGACCTGGGCCTGTGGGCCGACGAGCAGATCGTGCCGTTGGGCCACATCACCGATTTCGTGCACCGCCACGGTTCCCTGATCGGCGTGCAGCTCGCGCACGCGGGGCGCAAGGCGAGCACCTATGCGCCCTGGCGTGGGCGCGGCGCGGTGCCCGCCGAACTGGGCGGCTGGCAGGTCATCGGGCCGGACGGCGAGCGCTTTCACGAGCTGTACCCGGCGCCCGCCCCGATGACCGGGGATGACCTCCGCCGGGTGGTCGCCGACTTCGCGGCGGCGACGCGGCGGGCGGTCGTGGCGGGCTTTGACGCCGTGGAGATTCACGCGGCGCACGGCTACCTGCTGCACCAGTTCCTCTCGCCGCTCTCCAACACCCGCACCGACGAGTACGGCGGCTCCTTCGAGAACCGCACCCGCCTGCTGCTGGAGGTCGTCCGGGCGGTGCGCTCGGCGTGGCCCATGCACCTGCCCCTCTTTGTCCGGGTGAGTGCCACCGACTGGGCGGAGGGCGGCTGGGACCTCGACCAGACCGTCCAGCTCGCCTCGCTGCTGCGCTACGAGGGCGTGGACGTGCTCGACGTGAGCAGCGGGGGCCTGACCACCGCGCAGCGCATCACCGTGGGACCGCTGTATCAGGTGCCCTTCGCCGCCCGCGTCCGGGCCGAGGTGCCCGATCTCCTCACGATGGCGGTCGGGATGATCGAGACGCCCGAGCAGGCCGAGGGCATCCTCCAGAACGGCGATGCCGACCTCGTGGCGCTGGGCCGCCCCTTCCTGCGCGACCCCCACTGGCCCCAGCGGGCCGCCCGCACCCTGGGCATGACGCCGCCCCTGCCCGACGTGTACGCGCGGGCTGGGTGGTAG
- a CDS encoding VanW family protein has protein sequence MTLPLTLRRGARRLALLAGALLLTAGQAPPVSPSVDRELRPQTLQLKVVAPEPVLSGGKIRSRDVVQTHTLTLSAQERRRLREGQVTGDLAVRLEGLYAQIEARRPRDARFVREGGRWIAQARTGWAVRRGPTAERLRAALLAGRGEATVALRLLPPDRTVAELHSRGVTTHLTTGGSSFAGSPDFRVHNIRVGADRFQGLWLEPGTVLDFNRTVGRITADRGFVPGYVITGASLTMEPGGGICQVSTTVFRAGYQAGLEVVERHQHSHHVAYYDPPGFEATVYAPAKNLRLRNDTAAPLLMQVEWNLEAGTLEVHLFGAPPDREVTVSAPQVRSTALAPAPTFVVDPALRPGEARRLDMPAAGMNTQIVRRITRRGQTTTDRTSSQYRPWGGVFAVAPGDARLR, from the coding sequence ATGACTCTTCCTTTGACCCTGCGGCGCGGGGCCAGGCGGCTCGCCCTCCTCGCGGGCGCCTTGCTGCTGACCGCCGGGCAGGCTCCCCCGGTGTCACCCAGCGTGGACCGGGAGCTGCGGCCCCAGACCCTGCAATTGAAAGTCGTGGCGCCCGAGCCGGTGCTGAGTGGCGGCAAGATTCGCTCCCGTGACGTCGTGCAGACCCACACCCTCACCCTGAGTGCGCAGGAGCGGCGCAGGCTGCGTGAGGGGCAGGTGACGGGCGACCTCGCCGTGCGGCTGGAAGGGCTGTATGCCCAAATCGAGGCGCGGCGGCCCCGTGACGCCCGCTTCGTGCGGGAGGGCGGGAGATGGATCGCGCAGGCCCGGACCGGGTGGGCGGTGCGGCGGGGTCCCACTGCCGAGCGGCTGCGGGCAGCGCTGCTGGCGGGGCGGGGGGAAGCGACGGTCGCCCTGCGGCTCCTGCCACCCGACCGAACGGTGGCCGAGCTGCACTCGCGCGGCGTGACCACACACCTGACGACCGGGGGGTCGAGCTTCGCGGGCAGCCCCGACTTCCGGGTCCACAACATCCGGGTGGGGGCAGACCGCTTTCAGGGGTTGTGGCTGGAGCCAGGCACGGTGCTGGACTTCAACCGGACGGTAGGGCGCATCACGGCGGACCGGGGCTTCGTGCCGGGCTACGTGATCACCGGGGCGAGCCTGACGATGGAACCCGGCGGCGGCATCTGTCAGGTCAGCACGACCGTTTTCCGGGCGGGGTACCAGGCGGGGCTGGAGGTCGTCGAGCGCCACCAGCACTCCCACCACGTCGCCTACTACGACCCGCCAGGCTTCGAGGCGACGGTCTACGCTCCCGCCAAGAACCTGCGCCTGCGCAACGACACCGCCGCGCCGCTGCTGATGCAGGTGGAGTGGAATCTGGAGGCCGGGACGCTGGAGGTCCACCTCTTCGGAGCGCCCCCCGACCGCGAGGTCACGGTGTCCGCGCCGCAGGTGCGTTCCACGGCGCTGGCACCCGCGCCCACCTTTGTCGTGGACCCCGCCCTGCGCCCCGGCGAGGCCCGGCGCCTCGACATGCCCGCTGCCGGGATGAACACGCAGATCGTCCGCCGCATCACCCGGCGCGGCCAGACCACGACCGACCGCACCAGCAGCCAGTACCGGCCCTGGGGAGGCGTGTTCGCGGTTGCGCCGGGAGACGCGCGGCTGCGCTAA
- a CDS encoding fasciclin domain-containing protein, whose protein sequence is MKQRLMWISTVLLLASPAVAGGGQSVPAGNTIAAIVSNDPNFSTLLAAVQAAGLTQTLSQPGPYTVFAPTNAAFAKIPADQLQALLNNPAQLRAVLLYHVVPGRVTAAQVTRLSSARTVQGANVRINASGGTVRINDATVTRADVRASNGIIHVIDTVLLPPN, encoded by the coding sequence GTGAAGCAGCGCCTGATGTGGATCAGCACCGTGCTCCTGCTCGCCTCGCCCGCCGTCGCGGGGGGCGGCCAGAGCGTGCCTGCGGGCAACACCATCGCCGCGATCGTCTCGAACGATCCCAACTTCAGCACGCTGCTCGCAGCGGTGCAGGCCGCCGGACTGACGCAAACGCTGTCGCAGCCCGGCCCCTACACCGTCTTCGCCCCGACGAACGCGGCCTTCGCCAAGATTCCCGCCGACCAGCTTCAGGCCCTGCTGAACAACCCCGCGCAGCTCCGCGCCGTGCTGCTCTATCACGTCGTGCCCGGCCGGGTGACCGCCGCACAGGTGACGCGCCTGAGCAGCGCCCGCACTGTGCAGGGCGCCAACGTGCGCATCAACGCCAGCGGCGGCACGGTGCGGATCAACGACGCGACCGTCACCCGCGCGGACGTGCGGGCCAGCAACGGCATCATCCACGTGATCGACACGGTGCTGCTTCCCCCCAACTGA